The following coding sequences are from one Paenibacillus sp. FSL R5-0912 window:
- a CDS encoding sensor histidine kinase, whose product MKTSKVKLKHQIWLIFFFSIVIFTVMEIYFFHSFSNLTQKRAATYGNQMIEQTRRKIDTVFNDIRVSTGIAVNSKLIQEFSVEVDDYKRAFDSGPYALDLMEYMRSFNSYVNGIVINDIKGRRLHSLDSASGDIFFINPYDTFIQKYKDDPLLREQGMFTTILKDERTGTEQFFYIAPIVENIGGIYYSQITGYCTVMVNMDKLQGLVENTEFTQSSTLYILNNRDEVIASTNSSARGTLFREVLSMDKESLLNGVKATIDGEEILVQVKGLEQADGWRVVSMIPVHELTADMAPMRKVSIIVGIGIILTMLVIGSFFMNSLMRPLMGLVMDMKRVGRRDMGFRIKVRFTNEVGLLARDINRMMDEMDEMARDMFGTQARLYESELSQKQAEFSALQSQINPHFLYNTLNCISSIGLEYGSREIAQITYCMSKIFRYSIKKDNLVQIREEVDCIQAYMKIILIRYENKFSMELDVEEKLLSMKTPKMILQPIVENSVYHGLERMDEGGRLLVSGRMDAHGDVCFCITDTGKGMEPEVLAALQTKLSMEYPVRASDEQPAQGIGLKNIHHRLQMLFGEGYGLTVESRFGHGTTVTVKIPQLVNDRDTIEEFRQSEGK is encoded by the coding sequence ATGAAGACCAGTAAAGTGAAATTAAAACATCAGATATGGCTTATCTTTTTTTTCTCGATCGTTATATTCACAGTCATGGAGATATATTTCTTCCATAGCTTCTCTAATTTAACCCAGAAGCGGGCTGCCACTTACGGCAACCAGATGATCGAACAGACCCGCCGCAAGATTGATACTGTGTTCAATGATATCCGGGTCAGCACCGGCATTGCAGTCAACAGCAAGCTGATTCAGGAATTCTCCGTGGAGGTTGATGACTACAAAAGAGCATTCGACAGCGGCCCTTATGCACTGGATCTTATGGAATATATGAGATCCTTCAATTCCTATGTGAACGGCATCGTCATTAACGACATCAAGGGAAGGCGGCTGCATAGTCTGGACTCGGCAAGCGGCGATATTTTCTTCATCAACCCCTATGATACTTTTATTCAGAAATATAAGGATGACCCCTTGCTGCGGGAGCAGGGGATGTTCACCACGATTCTGAAGGACGAACGGACAGGTACGGAACAGTTCTTCTATATCGCGCCGATTGTGGAGAACATTGGGGGAATCTATTACTCCCAGATTACAGGTTACTGCACCGTGATGGTCAATATGGACAAGCTGCAGGGGCTGGTAGAAAATACGGAATTCACGCAGAGCTCCACCTTGTATATTCTGAATAACCGGGACGAGGTGATTGCCTCCACGAATTCCAGTGCACGGGGCACGTTGTTCCGGGAAGTTCTATCTATGGACAAAGAGAGTCTGCTTAACGGCGTAAAGGCTACCATTGACGGAGAAGAGATTCTCGTTCAGGTGAAGGGTCTGGAGCAGGCTGACGGATGGCGGGTTGTTAGTATGATTCCGGTGCATGAACTGACTGCGGACATGGCCCCGATGCGTAAGGTCAGCATTATTGTGGGCATCGGCATTATTCTGACTATGCTCGTAATCGGCAGCTTCTTCATGAACAGTCTGATGCGTCCGCTGATGGGACTTGTTATGGATATGAAGAGGGTCGGACGGCGGGATATGGGCTTCCGCATCAAGGTCCGGTTCACCAATGAGGTGGGCCTGCTGGCCCGCGACATTAACCGGATGATGGATGAGATGGATGAGATGGCCCGGGATATGTTCGGTACCCAGGCCAGATTATATGAGTCCGAGCTGAGCCAGAAGCAGGCGGAGTTCTCTGCTTTGCAGAGCCAGATTAATCCCCATTTCCTCTATAATACGCTGAATTGTATCAGCAGCATCGGGCTGGAATACGGGAGCAGGGAGATTGCGCAAATTACCTACTGTATGTCCAAGATTTTCCGTTACAGCATCAAGAAGGATAATCTTGTACAGATCAGAGAAGAAGTGGACTGTATTCAGGCCTATATGAAGATTATCTTAATCCGCTACGAGAATAAATTCTCCATGGAGCTTGATGTGGAGGAGAAGCTGTTATCTATGAAGACGCCTAAGATGATCCTCCAGCCTATTGTGGAGAACTCCGTATATCACGGACTGGAGCGGATGGACGAAGGCGGCCGCCTCCTGGTTAGCGGAAGGATGGATGCGCATGGAGATGTGTGCTTCTGTATTACAGATACAGGGAAAGGAATGGAACCGGAAGTGCTAGCCGCCCTCCAGACGAAGCTTAGTATGGAGTACCCGGTGCGGGCATCAGACGAACAACCGGCACAAGGCATCGGGCTAAAGAATATCCATCACCGGCTGCAGATGCTGTTCGGAGAGGGCTACGGACTCACAGTCGAGAGCCGGTTCGGCCACGGAACGACCGTGACCGTGAAGATTCCTCAGTTGGTTAATGACCGCGATACGATTGAAGAGTTTAGACAATCTGAGGGAAAGTGA
- a CDS encoding extracellular solute-binding protein, with protein sequence MSTGIKKTAAILFSMTLLAGVAAGCGGNGNKSGETSLSEASTTASGAPSGAPATLTVEVFDRGVQGQPDLNNNKWTQYVNEKFGKPNNAVVEFVPVPRSQEVDKLNVLMAANQAPDISFTYDGTLVTRFAKSKGLYTLDELLEQHGQQLKSYLGEKVLSYGKYDGKQVSIPGKRTLLAWNGMFIRKDWLDKLGLPLPTNREELYETLVAFRDKNPGNVDGVIPWATAAAGMNYTFGNLVQSFWKTMPEEEFITTTNWLKPGNKEAYQWLNKLYNEKLISPDFALDKTTKQADADVTNGKVGFYAANWDYPMTQKIRVPLKQNSPEANYVPIDTFKNDEGKYLKEVYNENGIFSFIPKSSKNAELAIKYLNWMADREVMFFLQFGDEGVNHKLVDGIPHGISQTGEKMQMSNLNMDYTMIVNGAELGDTEKNVRTYAAALAAGDKSYEKLAIDSYAINTTDGYSSYNYGIPNEANIKYGKTLGDMNKQMIDRLIVAKPAEFDALYEKLVKEYMDAGGKAVQEENVKNYRESQAAKK encoded by the coding sequence GTGAGTACGGGTATAAAGAAAACAGCAGCAATTCTGTTCAGTATGACGCTTCTGGCCGGTGTTGCGGCAGGCTGTGGAGGGAATGGCAACAAGAGCGGAGAGACATCATTGTCAGAGGCATCAACAACTGCATCGGGGGCCCCTTCCGGTGCTCCGGCAACCTTGACGGTAGAAGTGTTCGACCGCGGGGTTCAGGGACAGCCGGATTTGAACAACAACAAATGGACCCAATACGTTAATGAGAAATTCGGCAAGCCCAATAACGCCGTGGTAGAATTTGTTCCTGTCCCCCGTTCCCAGGAAGTCGACAAGCTGAATGTGTTAATGGCCGCAAACCAGGCTCCTGATATTTCCTTCACCTACGACGGGACCCTGGTCACCCGCTTCGCCAAAAGCAAGGGACTCTATACGCTGGACGAATTGCTGGAACAGCACGGCCAGCAATTGAAGTCGTACCTGGGTGAGAAGGTGCTCTCCTACGGCAAATATGACGGCAAACAGGTCTCCATCCCGGGCAAGCGGACCCTGCTGGCCTGGAACGGAATGTTCATCCGCAAGGATTGGCTGGATAAGCTGGGTCTGCCGCTTCCTACGAACCGGGAAGAATTGTATGAGACGCTGGTAGCCTTCCGTGACAAGAACCCCGGTAATGTTGACGGCGTCATCCCTTGGGCTACAGCAGCTGCCGGTATGAATTACACCTTCGGTAACCTGGTGCAATCGTTCTGGAAGACCATGCCCGAGGAGGAATTCATCACCACGACGAACTGGCTGAAGCCCGGTAACAAGGAGGCTTACCAATGGCTAAACAAGCTGTACAATGAGAAGCTGATCAGCCCCGATTTTGCCCTGGACAAAACAACCAAGCAGGCGGATGCCGATGTAACCAACGGCAAGGTAGGCTTCTATGCTGCCAACTGGGATTATCCGATGACGCAAAAAATCCGTGTTCCGCTAAAGCAAAATTCGCCGGAGGCCAACTATGTTCCGATTGATACCTTCAAGAATGACGAAGGCAAATACCTCAAAGAGGTATATAATGAGAATGGTATATTCTCCTTCATTCCCAAGAGCAGCAAGAACGCGGAGCTGGCGATTAAATATCTGAACTGGATGGCTGACCGGGAAGTGATGTTCTTCCTGCAGTTCGGTGATGAAGGCGTTAACCACAAGCTGGTAGACGGCATCCCGCACGGGATTTCACAGACCGGCGAGAAAATGCAAATGAGCAATTTGAATATGGATTATACGATGATTGTAAACGGCGCTGAGCTGGGCGATACCGAAAAGAATGTCAGAACATATGCGGCAGCGCTGGCAGCCGGGGACAAGAGTTACGAGAAGCTGGCTATTGACTCCTATGCAATCAATACAACAGACGGTTATAGCAGCTACAACTATGGCATACCGAACGAAGCCAATATCAAGTACGGCAAAACCCTGGGCGACATGAACAAACAAATGATTGACAGGCTGATCGTTGCCAAGCCGGCAGAGTTCGACGCCCTGTACGAGAAGCTGGTGAAAGAATATATGGACGCCGGCGGTAAAGCCGTTCAAGAGGAAAATGTGAAGAATTACAGAGAGAGCCAAGCCGCCAAAAAATAA
- a CDS encoding carbohydrate ABC transporter permease has translation MVKLMKNVRPGKKMSVTDVAIIVFIVALSFTCIVPFLYMIALSLSSNEAIVAQKVGLWPVDFTIETYKTILSDMDMLYTLGYSIVLTIFFTVVCMFLTICAAYPLTKKRLWGRNFILSALVFTMYFSGGLIPSYILVKNLGMMNTVWSLILPGAMSVFNLIILKTFFTSLPESLEESASIDGCSDLGILIRIVLPLSLPSIATLSLFYAVDRWNGFQDALFYITKKELYPMQLKLYQIISANQQLDSQQGGEGSIGSFIVPESLKAASVMFTTVPILLIYPKLQKYFVDGVMTGAIKG, from the coding sequence ATGGTGAAGCTGATGAAGAACGTGCGTCCAGGCAAAAAAATGAGTGTAACCGATGTTGCGATTATAGTATTCATTGTGGCCTTGTCCTTCACATGTATTGTTCCTTTCTTATATATGATTGCGCTTTCGCTAAGCTCTAACGAAGCAATTGTAGCCCAGAAGGTAGGGCTGTGGCCGGTAGATTTCACCATTGAAACGTACAAAACCATTCTGAGCGATATGGATATGCTGTACACGCTGGGATATAGTATTGTGCTTACTATTTTCTTCACCGTCGTGTGCATGTTCCTGACCATTTGCGCGGCGTATCCGTTAACGAAGAAGCGGCTGTGGGGAAGAAATTTCATTCTGTCAGCCCTCGTCTTCACGATGTATTTCAGCGGCGGACTGATTCCTTCCTATATTCTGGTTAAAAACCTCGGTATGATGAACACGGTATGGAGTCTGATTCTGCCGGGCGCCATGAGTGTCTTCAACCTGATCATCCTGAAAACGTTCTTCACCTCGCTTCCTGAGAGTCTGGAGGAATCAGCGTCCATTGACGGGTGTTCGGATCTGGGCATTCTCATCCGGATTGTACTTCCGCTCTCGCTGCCTTCCATTGCCACATTAAGCCTTTTCTATGCGGTGGACCGGTGGAATGGCTTCCAGGATGCCTTGTTCTATATTACGAAGAAGGAGCTGTACCCTATGCAGCTCAAGCTGTACCAGATCATTTCGGCCAATCAGCAGCTGGATAGCCAGCAGGGGGGAGAAGGAAGTATAGGCTCCTTCATTGTGCCTGAATCCTTAAAAGCAGCGAGCGTGATGTTTACAACCGTTCCGATTCTATTGATCTATCCGAAGCTCCAGAAGTATTTCGTAGATGGGGTAATGACCGGAGCGATTAAAGGCTGA
- a CDS encoding response regulator transcription factor, which yields MYKVMIVDDESWAIRGIQNAFDWEKYGFEITGQFTSAYKAWEALCIQQPDLVFTDIRMPDISGLDLMKRARAQGLNTEFVIVSGYGEFEYAQEAIRYGALDYFLKPLDVDMADTFIAKLATHFSRRNAIRNNLLLDALTSGDETEIRQFLPLPASMAVCYYQVFAVYLPSDIKDIRKLLSPGGRNITAVEVEAGSRKLLVVRMAEHLSGLEWTPDEGVLTETGIQSVGISSISSQLQQVSKLIKEADLSASHIFLEQTSAAVHYEPKLHLMKPCIDGLYTIIHGNSLDDMDVFITGLQEYFRNHHLGMGEVVYLWNQAVGMLINTYAEELRDMELEFLNYSEIKERFEDFASLCSFLHDVLTVIRQGSSRSLQEGDILSCFNRMVVYIDRNFEQKLYLKDLSVQFFINQVYCCQLFKNNLGRTFSEYVAELRIRKARELLKHTDLSIEQIAVKSGYVDYYYFNKVFKKHCGMTPTKFRKS from the coding sequence ATGTACAAGGTCATGATTGTAGATGATGAGTCATGGGCGATAAGAGGAATTCAGAACGCCTTTGACTGGGAGAAATACGGTTTTGAAATTACAGGACAATTTACAAGCGCTTACAAAGCGTGGGAGGCCCTGTGTATACAGCAGCCGGACTTGGTGTTTACCGATATCCGGATGCCGGATATCTCTGGGCTGGATCTGATGAAGCGGGCCAGAGCGCAAGGGCTGAACACGGAATTTGTCATCGTAAGCGGATATGGGGAATTTGAATACGCCCAGGAAGCGATACGCTACGGGGCGCTCGATTATTTCCTTAAACCTCTGGATGTCGATATGGCGGATACATTCATTGCGAAGCTGGCCACTCACTTCTCCCGGAGAAACGCAATCCGCAATAATCTTCTCCTGGATGCGCTGACCTCGGGGGATGAGACCGAGATCAGGCAGTTCCTGCCGCTTCCGGCCAGCATGGCTGTATGCTATTACCAGGTGTTTGCGGTCTATTTGCCGAGTGACATTAAGGATATCAGGAAGCTGCTCTCTCCTGGGGGCAGGAACATAACTGCAGTGGAGGTTGAAGCCGGGTCCCGGAAGCTGCTGGTCGTGCGGATGGCAGAGCATCTAAGCGGCTTAGAGTGGACCCCGGATGAAGGGGTACTGACGGAGACGGGAATCCAAAGTGTGGGCATCAGCAGCATCAGCAGCCAGCTTCAGCAGGTGAGCAAGCTGATTAAAGAAGCTGACCTGTCCGCCTCACATATTTTTCTGGAGCAGACTTCAGCAGCCGTTCACTATGAGCCGAAGCTTCATCTCATGAAACCTTGTATTGATGGACTCTATACGATCATTCACGGGAATTCGCTTGACGATATGGATGTGTTCATTACAGGACTGCAGGAATACTTCAGGAACCATCATCTGGGTATGGGTGAGGTGGTCTACTTATGGAATCAGGCTGTCGGGATGCTTATAAACACGTATGCTGAAGAACTGAGGGATATGGAACTGGAATTCCTCAATTATTCCGAGATCAAGGAACGATTCGAAGACTTTGCGTCTCTGTGCAGCTTCTTGCATGACGTCCTTACGGTCATCCGGCAAGGCAGCAGCCGTTCCTTGCAGGAAGGGGATATCCTGTCCTGCTTCAACCGGATGGTCGTCTATATCGACCGGAACTTTGAGCAGAAGCTGTATCTGAAAGATTTGTCTGTCCAGTTCTTCATTAATCAGGTGTATTGCTGTCAGTTGTTCAAGAACAATCTGGGAAGAACCTTCTCCGAATATGTGGCAGAGCTGAGGATCAGGAAAGCCCGGGAGCTGCTAAAGCATACGGACCTGTCCATTGAGCAAATTGCCGTTAAGTCCGGGTATGTGGATTATTATTATTTCAACAAAGTGTTCAAGAAGCATTGCGGGATGACGCCCACCAAATTCAGAAAAAGCTAA
- a CDS encoding family 43 glycosylhydrolase: MPGKKSRVLLLCLALLLMLPQWGGLAAAEESMPASPESAAVQGGNKVSDFYNVIMQTGADPWVYQHTDGYYYNVFVNASGIMIRRAKTITGIEAGERSLAWTPVKGTMYSSNVWAPEMHYLKDTDGAYKWYIYFAADNGTNANHRMYVLENASADPLSGTWEFKGKITDPTDRWAIDGTVLTVGEQHYFIWSGWEDTDGSFQNLYIARMSDPRTISSQRVLISTPEYDWETSPGRINEGPQITIKGDTINLIYSANGSWTDSYCLGLITAKLGDDPLNPGSWVKRDQPVFSSANGIYGPGHHSIVTSPDGTEDWIIYHTARWPGSGWTRNVRAQKFTWSADHTPNLGEPADPNSPLAVPSGEPVRTRYEAESAILVQDPAGESFPAVRREASASGGMKVANISSTNDYARFTVNVPEAGFYVLSVRNANGSPEAGEASHILSVNGGSGANLNIVYSGLNRWGASTAKVYLGQGSNTISFYKGKNVAEIDSMDVFRLNTSELLFEAPGFTLGLGETRSVPLYTVTSTTYSAVNTGVVLSSSDPKVAVIDGGNQIKAAGAGSAIITASYNGKIATTAVNVAAEPKSVQSVVFSGLKPILISGQTSLPLQLTAHYNNYEVQNVTQNAQYTSSDSGVARIDSDPVTRSVYAVKPGTAFITAAYSGKQVTFRLKVIAASDAIQVASVVRTPSGVSPKLPGIVDVVYNNKPKQAAVVSRELTGLDFSSIGTVQVPVTLKLAGREFFSTVSVEVVPGYGLDEIVNQLRSKLVNFSYPLGDGLGNYSQSKYNAFVAEVDHAEELAGNADLTKEQYDGELTKLAEAEAALLGSLNTTQGGVFYNAYRDFSGDTAGKYPYGIVSEALTGGATATVQEEGGNKFLRLTTAATAGKANLFLPYTGEVKAEADQRVVIEYRARVNSSFPYANGAMVRNDSGTGNYSMVTAFDTGKIIVQNGASNKVKVKDFSLGTWYKIKMVANWDAKTYTVYINDAPAPVATGFIFRHTGGSKLTGQLFGIDGYANASIDFDDFKVNITNTNTTN; encoded by the coding sequence ATGCCTGGCAAAAAATCCAGAGTTCTGCTGCTGTGTCTCGCACTGCTGCTGATGCTGCCACAATGGGGCGGGCTGGCTGCTGCGGAAGAGTCGATGCCGGCTTCGCCGGAGTCTGCAGCTGTACAAGGAGGGAATAAAGTGTCCGATTTCTACAATGTTATTATGCAGACGGGAGCCGATCCTTGGGTATACCAGCATACGGACGGCTATTATTACAACGTATTCGTCAATGCCAGCGGGATCATGATCCGTAGGGCGAAGACCATCACCGGCATTGAAGCGGGCGAACGGAGCCTGGCCTGGACACCGGTTAAGGGAACCATGTATAGCTCCAATGTGTGGGCGCCCGAAATGCACTATCTCAAAGATACGGACGGAGCATACAAATGGTATATCTACTTCGCGGCCGACAACGGAACCAACGCCAACCACCGTATGTACGTGCTGGAGAACGCCAGTGCAGATCCGCTAAGCGGAACCTGGGAGTTCAAAGGTAAAATTACCGACCCCACCGACCGCTGGGCGATTGACGGCACGGTGCTGACGGTGGGTGAGCAACACTATTTCATCTGGTCCGGCTGGGAAGATACGGACGGAAGCTTCCAGAATCTATACATCGCCCGGATGAGCGACCCGCGGACCATCAGCTCTCAGCGGGTACTGATATCTACGCCTGAATATGATTGGGAGACGTCCCCGGGCAGAATCAATGAAGGTCCGCAGATCACTATAAAGGGCGACACCATTAATCTGATCTATTCTGCCAATGGAAGCTGGACAGACAGCTACTGCCTCGGGCTGATTACCGCCAAGCTCGGCGATGATCCGCTGAATCCAGGCTCCTGGGTCAAGCGCGATCAGCCGGTCTTCTCCAGTGCGAATGGAATCTACGGCCCGGGCCACCACAGTATCGTCACCTCTCCAGACGGTACAGAGGACTGGATTATCTACCATACCGCCCGCTGGCCGGGCTCAGGCTGGACCCGCAATGTCCGCGCACAGAAGTTCACCTGGAGTGCAGACCATACACCGAACCTGGGAGAACCCGCCGACCCGAACAGTCCGCTTGCAGTGCCTTCGGGAGAGCCGGTGCGGACTCGTTATGAAGCGGAATCAGCGATACTGGTGCAAGATCCGGCTGGTGAATCTTTCCCGGCTGTCCGGCGGGAAGCCTCCGCTTCCGGCGGGATGAAAGTCGCCAATATCAGCAGCACCAATGATTATGCCCGATTTACAGTTAACGTGCCGGAGGCGGGTTTTTATGTGCTGTCTGTGCGTAATGCCAATGGCTCACCGGAGGCGGGAGAGGCCTCCCATATCTTGTCGGTCAATGGCGGCTCCGGTGCCAATCTGAACATCGTCTATTCGGGCTTGAACCGCTGGGGGGCTTCCACGGCGAAGGTCTATCTTGGGCAAGGCAGCAACACTATCAGCTTCTACAAGGGGAAGAATGTTGCCGAAATCGACAGTATGGATGTGTTCCGGCTGAATACGTCAGAGCTGCTATTTGAAGCTCCCGGCTTCACATTGGGGTTGGGGGAAACCCGCAGCGTGCCCTTGTATACGGTAACGAGTACTACCTATTCCGCTGTTAACACGGGAGTTGTCCTCAGTTCTTCCGATCCGAAGGTGGCTGTTATTGACGGCGGGAATCAGATTAAGGCTGCCGGTGCTGGAAGTGCCATCATTACCGCATCTTACAACGGAAAAATAGCCACAACCGCAGTTAATGTTGCTGCTGAACCTAAATCTGTGCAGTCCGTAGTCTTCAGCGGGTTGAAGCCCATTCTGATCAGCGGGCAGACCAGCTTACCACTTCAGCTAACTGCACATTACAATAACTATGAAGTACAAAACGTGACACAGAATGCCCAGTATACCAGCAGTGATTCCGGAGTGGCCCGGATAGATTCTGATCCAGTCACCCGTTCAGTATACGCGGTTAAACCGGGCACAGCCTTCATTACAGCAGCATATAGCGGCAAGCAGGTCACCTTCCGCTTGAAGGTAATTGCAGCATCAGATGCGATTCAAGTAGCTTCTGTAGTGAGGACTCCTTCTGGTGTAAGCCCCAAGCTGCCCGGCATTGTGGATGTCGTTTACAATAATAAGCCGAAGCAGGCCGCTGTCGTCAGCCGGGAGCTGACAGGACTTGATTTCAGTTCGATTGGCACAGTTCAGGTGCCTGTTACCCTGAAGCTGGCCGGACGTGAGTTCTTCTCCACCGTTTCCGTAGAAGTTGTTCCGGGTTATGGTCTGGATGAGATTGTGAACCAGCTCCGCAGCAAGCTGGTCAATTTCTCCTATCCTTTGGGAGACGGGCTAGGTAACTATAGTCAATCCAAGTATAACGCCTTCGTGGCCGAAGTGGATCACGCGGAGGAACTGGCCGGGAACGCGGATTTGACCAAGGAGCAGTATGACGGGGAGCTGACTAAGCTTGCTGAAGCAGAAGCCGCCCTGTTAGGTTCGCTTAATACTACGCAGGGTGGCGTGTTCTATAACGCTTACCGGGATTTCTCCGGTGACACGGCAGGCAAATACCCTTACGGCATTGTCAGCGAAGCGCTCACTGGCGGCGCTACCGCCACTGTGCAGGAGGAAGGCGGGAATAAATTCCTCCGGCTGACGACTGCCGCTACAGCGGGCAAGGCCAATCTTTTCCTGCCATATACAGGTGAGGTCAAAGCTGAGGCGGATCAGCGCGTCGTCATCGAATACCGTGCCAGAGTCAACAGCAGCTTCCCGTACGCCAATGGCGCCATGGTGAGGAACGACAGCGGAACCGGCAATTATTCCATGGTCACGGCGTTTGATACGGGTAAAATCATCGTGCAGAACGGAGCCTCGAATAAGGTAAAGGTGAAGGACTTCAGTCTGGGCACCTGGTACAAAATCAAAATGGTCGCTAACTGGGACGCCAAGACTTATACCGTCTATATTAACGATGCTCCTGCTCCGGTGGCCACAGGATTCATCTTCCGCCATACCGGCGGCAGCAAGCTGACCGGCCAGTTGTTCGGTATTGACGGTTACGCGAACGCCTCCATCGACTTCGACGATTTCAAGGTTAACATTACTAACACTAATACTACTAACTAA